The DNA sequence GGCGGCAGCTTCATCGATACCGCGCCCAGCTACGGCCGCGCAGAGACCGTGACCGGCGATCTGCTGCAGCAGGGCGATTGGCGCCAACGCGCCTTCCTCGCCACCAAGATTTCCGCGAGTGCAGGCGCGAGCGCGAGCGCGCAGTGGAACGGTTCGCTGGCAGACCTGCGCAGCGACAAGGTCGATCTCCTGCAGGTGCATAACCTGGTCGACTGGCGCGAGAACCTGGCGTTCCTGCGCGAGCTGAAGCAGGCCGG is a window from the Pseudomonadota bacterium genome containing:
- a CDS encoding aldo/keto reductase — its product is MSSFRMNRREFIGAIGAAAFAAVANTRAAESPSVAPAGMQKRAIPSSGEQLPVIGMGTSGTFDVGATEAERAPLVEVLRLLFDGGGSFIDTAPSYGRAETVTGDLLQQGDWRQRAFLATKISASAGASASAQWNGSLADLRSDKVDLLQVHNLVDWRENLAFLRELKQAG